A region from the Lentimonas sp. CC4 genome encodes:
- a CDS encoding YecH family metal-binding protein: MEIQHQEAHVHEVLEMMEADNGVYSRETLRAAINSKFGEATRFRSCSESGMDANGVIDFLDSRGKFTGTAEAFSFDTTRRCSH; encoded by the coding sequence ATGGAAATACAACATCAAGAAGCACACGTGCACGAAGTCCTCGAAATGATGGAGGCTGATAACGGCGTCTACTCTCGCGAAACACTCCGTGCGGCAATTAACAGCAAATTTGGTGAAGCGACGCGCTTCCGCTCATGTTCCGAAAGTGGCATGGATGCCAATGGCGTAATCGATTTCCTTGATTCACGCGGCAAATTTACTGGCACAGCCGAAGCATTTAGCTTCGATACGACGCGTCGTTGCA